A portion of the Carya illinoinensis cultivar Pawnee chromosome 11, C.illinoinensisPawnee_v1, whole genome shotgun sequence genome contains these proteins:
- the LOC122280952 gene encoding proton pump-interactor 1-like isoform X1 translates to MAVEVEGFEMVQGPVETVSEGDTTVLPGKDNGKLDQGPGLNHPIKFGSHGDEPVKGEGHDISNANFPKDAVDEWPAPKQIHSFYFVRYRPYDDPKIKAKVDQADKEIQRKNQARFQITEALKAKRSDRAELISQIRALKDDNRQFRTILDEKRKEIEPLQQALGKLRNSNTGGRGGGLCSSEEELNDVIHSLKYRIQHESIPLTEEKQLLREIKHLEATREKVIANAAMRAKIQDSLGQREVIQDQVKLIGGDLDGVRKEKQALQAKIKQLDDALKAIDNDINSLMEELKVVSQKRDKAYESFHQLRKQRDEGNAYFYQSRTVLNKARELAAKKDINGLEELSHSEVESFMSRWSSDKALRDDYEKRILPSLDSRQLSRDGRMRNPDEKPLVVLEERTFSETETVAKASLKEVKEDSKSPSRDTLLSQKPQKETKIKAANPKSTLEPIKAEGKDTSGLEEIQKDTPAKDNEVDAAKLKEMKREEEMAKAKLAMERKKKLQEKAEAKRAIRVQKETEKKFQEREKKAKKKASGSTLTSDPEEAAEAESEVAEPEKVDENVEAPVSGKEKAPKVNTIRPRNRSKGPVSVSKVVLKRKKPTNYWIWAAPAAVFALMVLVLGYYYLF, encoded by the exons ATGGCTGTCGAGGTTGAGGGGTTTGAGATGGTCCAAGGACCGGTGGAGACTGTAAGTGAAGGAGACACTACTGTTTTGCCTGGAAAGGATAATGGCAAATTGGATCAAGGGCCTGGTCTCAACCATCCCATAAAATTTGGTTCGCATGGAGATGAACCAGTTAAAGGAGAAGGACATGACATTTCTAACGCCAACTTCCCAAAGGATGCAGTCGACGAGTGGCCTGCACCTAAGCAGATCCATTCTTTCTATTTTGTCAGGTACCGACCATATGATGACCCAAAAATAAAAGCCAAAGTTGATCAGGCTGATAAAGAGATTCAGAGGAAAAATCAAGCCCGATTTCAGATCACTGAAGCGCTAAAGGCAAAGAGG TCGGATCGAGCAGAGTTGATTTCTCAGATTAGAGCTTTAAAAGATGACAACCGGCAGTTTAGGACAATCTTGgatgagaaaagaaaggagattgAGCCTCTGCAACAGGCTCTTGGCAAGCTCCGCAATTCAAACACGGGTGGTCGGGGTGGTGGTTTATGTTCATCTGAGGAAGAGCTTAATGATGtt ATCCATAGTTTGAAGTACCGCATACAACACGAAAGCATTCCATTGACTGAGGAAAAACAACTCCTTAGAGAGATCAAACATCTTGAGGCGACGAGGGAAAAAGTAATCGCTAATGCTGCTATGAGAGCAAAGATTCAGGATTCATTGGGTCAGAGAGAAGTTATTCAAGACCAGGTTAAA CtcataggtggtgacttggatGGAGTAAGAAAGGAGAAACAAGCACTTCAGGCCAAAATTAAGCAACTTGATGATGCACTAAAGGCAATAGACAACGACATTAATTCTTTAATGGAGGAACTAAAGGTTGTCTCCCAAAAGAGGGACAAAGCGTATGAAAGCTTTCATCAACTCAGAAAACAGCGTGATGAGGGG AATGCCTACTTTTACCAAAGCCGTACAGTCTTGAACAAAGCACGGGAGCTTGCtgcaaaaaaagatattaacgGTCTTGAGGAACTTTCACATTCAGAG GTCGAGAGTTTTATGTCTCGCTGGAGCAGTGACAAGGCTCTAAGGGATGATTATGAGAAAAGAATTTTGCCATCATTAGATAGTCGCCAATTGAGTAGGGATGGACGGATGAGGAACCCAGATGAGAAACCTTTGGTGGTATTGGAAGAACGTACATTCTCTGAAACAGAGACAGTGGCAAAAGCTAGTTTGAAAGAAGTAAAGGAAGATTCCAAATCCCCTTCACGGGATACTTTGCTCAGCCAAAAGCCCCAGAAGGAAACGAAAATTAAAGCAGCAAACCCAAAATCCACCTTGGAGCCTATTAAAGCAGAAGGCAAGGACACCTCTGGGTTAGAAGAGATTCAAAAGGACACTCCTGCCAAGGACAATGAAGTTGATGCAGCAAAGTTGAAGGAGAtgaaaagagaagaggaaaTGGCAAAAGCTAAGCTGGCCatggaaaggaagaagaagttgCAAGAGAAAGCCGAGGCCAAACGAGCTATTAGGGTTCAGAAGGAAACTGAAAAGAAGTT TCAGGAGCGTGAaaagaaagcaaagaaaaaggCCTCAGGTTCCACACTTACTAGTGATCCTGAAGAAGCGGCAGAAGCAGAGTCAGAGGTTGCAGAACCAGAGAAGGTAGATGAGAATGTTGAAGCTCCAGTTTCAGGAAAGGAAAAGGCTCCAAAGGTGAATACTATCAGACCCAGGAACAGATCAAAAGGCCCAGTTTCTGTTTCTAAAGTAGTCCTGAAACGTAAGAAGCCCACTAACTACTGGATATGGGCTGCTCCTGCTGCTGTGTTTGCCTTGATGGTGCTGGTGCTTGGGTACTACTATCTTTTCTAA
- the LOC122280952 gene encoding proton pump-interactor 1-like isoform X2 yields MAVEVEGFEMVQGPVETVSEGDTTVLPGKDNGKLDQGPGLNHPIKFGSHGDEPVKGEGHDISNANFPKDAVDEWPAPKQIHSFYFVRYRPYDDPKIKAKVDQADKEIQRKNQARFQITEALKAKRSDRAELISQIRALKDDNRQFRTILDEKRKEIEPLQQALGKLRNSNTGGRGGGLCSSEEELNDVIHSLKYRIQHESIPLTEEKQLLREIKHLEATREKVIANAAMRAKIQDSLGQREVIQDQVKLIGGDLDGVRKEKQALQAKIKQLDDALKAIDNDINSLMEELKVVSQKRDKAYESFHQLRKQRDEGNAYFYQSRTVLNKARELAAKKDINGLEELSHSEVESFMSRWSSDKALRDDYEKRILPSLDSRQLSRDGRMRNPDEKPLVVLEERTFSETETVAKASLKEVKEDSKSPSRDTLLSQKPQKETKIKAANPKSTLEPIKAEGKDTSGLEEIQKDTPAKDNEVDAAKLKEMKREEEMAKAKLAMERKKKLQEKAEAKRAIRVQKETEKKLKEREKKAKKKASGSTLTSDPEEAAEAESEVAEPEKVDENVEAPVSGKEKAPKVNTIRPRNRSKGPVSVSKVVLKRKKPTNYWIWAAPAAVFALMVLVLGYYYLF; encoded by the exons ATGGCTGTCGAGGTTGAGGGGTTTGAGATGGTCCAAGGACCGGTGGAGACTGTAAGTGAAGGAGACACTACTGTTTTGCCTGGAAAGGATAATGGCAAATTGGATCAAGGGCCTGGTCTCAACCATCCCATAAAATTTGGTTCGCATGGAGATGAACCAGTTAAAGGAGAAGGACATGACATTTCTAACGCCAACTTCCCAAAGGATGCAGTCGACGAGTGGCCTGCACCTAAGCAGATCCATTCTTTCTATTTTGTCAGGTACCGACCATATGATGACCCAAAAATAAAAGCCAAAGTTGATCAGGCTGATAAAGAGATTCAGAGGAAAAATCAAGCCCGATTTCAGATCACTGAAGCGCTAAAGGCAAAGAGG TCGGATCGAGCAGAGTTGATTTCTCAGATTAGAGCTTTAAAAGATGACAACCGGCAGTTTAGGACAATCTTGgatgagaaaagaaaggagattgAGCCTCTGCAACAGGCTCTTGGCAAGCTCCGCAATTCAAACACGGGTGGTCGGGGTGGTGGTTTATGTTCATCTGAGGAAGAGCTTAATGATGtt ATCCATAGTTTGAAGTACCGCATACAACACGAAAGCATTCCATTGACTGAGGAAAAACAACTCCTTAGAGAGATCAAACATCTTGAGGCGACGAGGGAAAAAGTAATCGCTAATGCTGCTATGAGAGCAAAGATTCAGGATTCATTGGGTCAGAGAGAAGTTATTCAAGACCAGGTTAAA CtcataggtggtgacttggatGGAGTAAGAAAGGAGAAACAAGCACTTCAGGCCAAAATTAAGCAACTTGATGATGCACTAAAGGCAATAGACAACGACATTAATTCTTTAATGGAGGAACTAAAGGTTGTCTCCCAAAAGAGGGACAAAGCGTATGAAAGCTTTCATCAACTCAGAAAACAGCGTGATGAGGGG AATGCCTACTTTTACCAAAGCCGTACAGTCTTGAACAAAGCACGGGAGCTTGCtgcaaaaaaagatattaacgGTCTTGAGGAACTTTCACATTCAGAG GTCGAGAGTTTTATGTCTCGCTGGAGCAGTGACAAGGCTCTAAGGGATGATTATGAGAAAAGAATTTTGCCATCATTAGATAGTCGCCAATTGAGTAGGGATGGACGGATGAGGAACCCAGATGAGAAACCTTTGGTGGTATTGGAAGAACGTACATTCTCTGAAACAGAGACAGTGGCAAAAGCTAGTTTGAAAGAAGTAAAGGAAGATTCCAAATCCCCTTCACGGGATACTTTGCTCAGCCAAAAGCCCCAGAAGGAAACGAAAATTAAAGCAGCAAACCCAAAATCCACCTTGGAGCCTATTAAAGCAGAAGGCAAGGACACCTCTGGGTTAGAAGAGATTCAAAAGGACACTCCTGCCAAGGACAATGAAGTTGATGCAGCAAAGTTGAAGGAGAtgaaaagagaagaggaaaTGGCAAAAGCTAAGCTGGCCatggaaaggaagaagaagttgCAAGAGAAAGCCGAGGCCAAACGAGCTATTAGGGTTCAGAAGGAAACTGAAAAGAAGTTGAAG GAGCGTGAaaagaaagcaaagaaaaaggCCTCAGGTTCCACACTTACTAGTGATCCTGAAGAAGCGGCAGAAGCAGAGTCAGAGGTTGCAGAACCAGAGAAGGTAGATGAGAATGTTGAAGCTCCAGTTTCAGGAAAGGAAAAGGCTCCAAAGGTGAATACTATCAGACCCAGGAACAGATCAAAAGGCCCAGTTTCTGTTTCTAAAGTAGTCCTGAAACGTAAGAAGCCCACTAACTACTGGATATGGGCTGCTCCTGCTGCTGTGTTTGCCTTGATGGTGCTGGTGCTTGGGTACTACTATCTTTTCTAA
- the LOC122280953 gene encoding putative RNA-binding protein YlmH isoform X2 — protein MAATIGFAGPWVLRKAANGFARSYSTLINSTLSPYKTLRSFPFTSPLTFPGLCHVAQAIRGDDKHAIEEVKHILEMAKRASSRREILHTNFLTPPVLKESMLTLEKLADIRAVAQGGYPQAERCRISIGHPDLLTNYPDVVAALSVTGNFAFQPCSHGDYLGAILGTGIAREKLGDIILQEEKGAQILIVPELVDFVISSLDKVGNVSVSCTKIPLISLDYEPPRTQSFKTVEASLRVDALGSAGFKISRSKLVDSISKGEVRVNWSPVSKNNTILRTGDVVSVSGRGRLKVGEIKTTRKGKFEVELIRYL, from the exons ATGGCTGCCACTATCGGTTTCGCAGGACCGTGGGTTCTAAGAAAAGCAGCGAATGGTTTTGCTCGCTCTTATTCTACCCTTATTAACAGCACGCTCTCTCCCTACAAAACCCTCCGTTCTTTTCCTTTCACCTCTCCTCTTACTTTTCCAG GATTATGCCATGTAGCACAAGCCATAAGGGGCGATGATAAACATGCTATTGAAGAAGTGAAACATATTCTAGAAATG GCTAAACGAGCATCATCAAGAAGAGAGATTCTCCATACCAATTTTCTTACCCCTCCGGTTCTTAAGGAGTCAATGCTCACATTGGAAAAACTAGCTGACATTAGAGCAGTTGCTCAGGGAGGATACCCTCAG GCTGAGCGTTGCCGGATTTCTATTGGACATCCTGATTTACTAACAAATTATCCAGATGTAGTTGCAGCATTGAG TGTCACAGGGAATTTTGCATTTCAACCTTGTTCTCACGGTGACTACCTTGGTGCAATTCTTGGTACAGGGATTGCCAGGGAGAAGCTCGGAGATATTATCTTGCAG GAAGAGAAGGGAGCTCAAATCCTCATTGTCCCTGAACTTGTTGATTTTGTTATATCCTCATTAGACAAG GTTGGTAATGTTTCAGTCTCTTGCACGAAGATACCTTTAATATCTCTTGATTATGAACCACCAAG GACTCAGTCATTTAAAACTGTTGAAGCATCACTACGGGTCGATGCTCTAGGCAGTGCTGGATTTAAGATTTCGCGATCAAAACTTGTTGACTCAATAAG TAAAGGGGAGGTGCGTGTCAATTGGAGCCCTGTTTCTAAAAACAACACCATTCTCAGGACTGGTGATGTTGTCTCGGTTAGTGGAAGAGGAAGATTAAAG GTAGGAGAAATAAAGACTACACGCAAGGGAAAATTTGAAGTAGAGCTCATACGATATCTATAA
- the LOC122280953 gene encoding putative RNA-binding protein YlmH isoform X1 encodes MAATIGFAGPWVLRKAANGFARSYSTLINSTLSPYKTLRSFPFTSPLTFPASGLCHVAQAIRGDDKHAIEEVKHILEMAKRASSRREILHTNFLTPPVLKESMLTLEKLADIRAVAQGGYPQAERCRISIGHPDLLTNYPDVVAALSVTGNFAFQPCSHGDYLGAILGTGIAREKLGDIILQEEKGAQILIVPELVDFVISSLDKVGNVSVSCTKIPLISLDYEPPRTQSFKTVEASLRVDALGSAGFKISRSKLVDSISKGEVRVNWSPVSKNNTILRTGDVVSVSGRGRLKVGEIKTTRKGKFEVELIRYL; translated from the exons ATGGCTGCCACTATCGGTTTCGCAGGACCGTGGGTTCTAAGAAAAGCAGCGAATGGTTTTGCTCGCTCTTATTCTACCCTTATTAACAGCACGCTCTCTCCCTACAAAACCCTCCGTTCTTTTCCTTTCACCTCTCCTCTTACTTTTCCAG CTTCAGGATTATGCCATGTAGCACAAGCCATAAGGGGCGATGATAAACATGCTATTGAAGAAGTGAAACATATTCTAGAAATG GCTAAACGAGCATCATCAAGAAGAGAGATTCTCCATACCAATTTTCTTACCCCTCCGGTTCTTAAGGAGTCAATGCTCACATTGGAAAAACTAGCTGACATTAGAGCAGTTGCTCAGGGAGGATACCCTCAG GCTGAGCGTTGCCGGATTTCTATTGGACATCCTGATTTACTAACAAATTATCCAGATGTAGTTGCAGCATTGAG TGTCACAGGGAATTTTGCATTTCAACCTTGTTCTCACGGTGACTACCTTGGTGCAATTCTTGGTACAGGGATTGCCAGGGAGAAGCTCGGAGATATTATCTTGCAG GAAGAGAAGGGAGCTCAAATCCTCATTGTCCCTGAACTTGTTGATTTTGTTATATCCTCATTAGACAAG GTTGGTAATGTTTCAGTCTCTTGCACGAAGATACCTTTAATATCTCTTGATTATGAACCACCAAG GACTCAGTCATTTAAAACTGTTGAAGCATCACTACGGGTCGATGCTCTAGGCAGTGCTGGATTTAAGATTTCGCGATCAAAACTTGTTGACTCAATAAG TAAAGGGGAGGTGCGTGTCAATTGGAGCCCTGTTTCTAAAAACAACACCATTCTCAGGACTGGTGATGTTGTCTCGGTTAGTGGAAGAGGAAGATTAAAG GTAGGAGAAATAAAGACTACACGCAAGGGAAAATTTGAAGTAGAGCTCATACGATATCTATAA
- the LOC122280951 gene encoding dynamin-related protein 5A-like isoform X1: MATFLTTPTKTPYDKSASAMSRKHLHPKCVDSSSAAARSSRFEAYNRLQAAAVAFGEKLPIPEIVALGGQSDGKSSLLEAFLGFRFNVREVEMGTRRPLILQMVHDPSALEPRCRFQEEDSEEYGSPVVLASAIADIIKSRTEALLKKSKTAVSSKPIVMRAEYSHCPNLTIIDTPGFVLKAKKGEPENTPEEIITMVKSLASPPHRILLFLQQSSVEWCSSLWLDAVREIDPTFRRTVIVVSKFDNRLKEFNDRWEVDRYLSASGYLGDSTCPFFVALPKDRSTISNDEFRRQISQVDLEVLRHLNEGVEGGFDEDKFRPYYIGFGRLRDYLESELQKRYKEAAPATLALLEQRCSEVAAELDIMDSKIRVTSDIAHLRKSAMLYVASICNHVGTLIDGAADPAPEQWGKTTVEEQSEIGLGGWPGVTADMKPPNATLRLHGGAAFERVMHEFRCAAYSIECPSVSREKVANILLAHAGQGGGRGVTEAAAEIARAAARSWLAPLLGTACDRLAFVLGNLYDLALERNHGHDSEYGMKLDKMDGYVGFHATLRHVYNRFIKDLAKQCKQLVWHHLDTVTSPYSQVCYENGFQGSFGSSTTSFYNFNQASAGSFCPELTDGGPAARDGIMREQGNIPLERNGPQTTPLRGAETRGTLRESQMTVPETPSPDQPCDAVYAGAKKELGNGIDIGAKKRVSRLPANSRNTDHVRVQNDGGLLFGYTGSSSGSAYSEICSSAADHFARIREVLVERSVASTLNSGFLTPCRDRLVVALGLELFAVSDERFMDMFVAPGAIDVLQNERQSLQKRLKMLQSCLNEFKSVARAL; the protein is encoded by the exons ATGGCCACCTTTCTCACCACGCCCACCAAGACTCCGTACGACAAGTCCGCCTCCGCCATGTCCCGCAAGCACCTTCACCCCAAATGCGTTGACTCCTCCTCCGCCGCCGCTCGATCCTCTCGTTTTGAGGCCTACAACCGTCTTCAGGCAGCCGCGGTGGCTTTCGGTGAGAAACTCCCGATCCCAGAGATAGTGGCCCTGGGCGGACAATCTGACGGCAAGAGCTCACTCCTCGAGGCCTTCCTCGGGTTTCGCTTTAATGTCCGCGAGGTCGAAATGGGCACCCGCCGCCCGCTCATTCTCCAGATGGTCCACGATCCCTCCGCCCTCGAACCCCGGTGCCGCTTCCAG GAGGAGGATTCTGAAGAATATGGCAGTCCTGTTGTTTTGGCATCTGCAATTGCAGATATCATAAAGTCCCGAACTGAGGcacttttgaaaaagagtaaaacTGCAGTTTCTTCTAAGCCAATCGTGATGAGAGCTGAATATTCACATTGTCCTAATCTCACCATTATCGATACCCCAGGCTTCGTTCTTAAG GCAAAGAAGGGAGAACCAGAAAACACGCCTGAGGAAATTATTACAATGGTGAAGTCATTGGCTAGTCCTCCCCATCGCATTCTGTTATTTCTTCAACAGAGTAGTGTGGAATGGTGCTCGTCGTTGTGGTTGGATGCCGTTCGAGAAATTGATCCAACTTTTAGACGGACAGTAATTGTGGTCTCCAAATTTGATAATCGTCTCAAG GAGTTCAATGATAGGTGGGAAGTGGACCGATATTTGAGTGCAAGTGGTTACCTGGGAGATAGCACGTGCCCATTTTTTGTTGCCTTGCCAAAGGACAGGAGCACCATTTCAAATGATGAATTCCGCAGGCAAATATCTCAGGTGGACTTAGAAGTTCTACGCCATCTAAATGAGGGTGTCGAGGGTGGATTTGATGAGGACAAATTCAGGCCTTATTATATTGGTTTTGGCCGTCTAAGAGATTATTTGGAGTCTGAGCTTCAAAAGAGATATAAAGAAGCTGCACCAGCAACTCTAGCTTTGCTTGAGCAGCGCTGCAGTGAAGTTGCAGCTGAACTGGACATAATGGACTCTAAAATTCGGGTCACTTCTGATATCGCTCACCTAAGGAAATCTGCAATGTTATATGTGGCTTCTATCTGTAATCATGTG GGAACTTTGATTGATGGAGCAGCAGATCCTGCCCCTGAGCAATGGGGAAAAACAACAGTGGAGGAGCAGTCAGAAATTGGTCTTGGAGGTTGGCCCGGTGTTACTGCAGATATGAAGCCTCCCAATGCTACTCTTCGGCTTCATGGAGGAGCTGCTTTTGAAAGGGTGATGCATGAATTTCGCTGTGCTGCTTATTCCATTGAATGCCCCTCGGTGTCAAGGGAGAAG GTGGCAAATATATTACTTGCCCATGCTGGCCAAGGTGGGGGTAGAGGAGTAACAGAAGCAGCTGCAGAAATTGCCCGTGCAGCTGCCAGATCATGGCTTGCTCCTCTTCTTGGGACTGCTTGTGACCGACTTGCTTTTGTTTTGGGGAATCTCTATGATCTTGCTTTAGAACGAAATCATGGTCATGACTCAGAAT ATGGGATGAAATTGGATAAAATGGATGGCTATGTTGGTTTTCATGCTACTTTAAGGCATGTTTACAATCGCTTTATCAAGGACCTTGCCAAACAATGCAAACAACTAGTTTGGCATCACCTTGATACAGTTACAAGCCCATACTCGCAGGTCTGTTACGAGAATGGCTTTCAAGGAAGCTTTGGCTCTAGCACAACCTCGTTTTACAATTTCAACCAGGCTTCAGCTGGTTCATTTTGTCCTGAGCTAACTGATGGGGGCCCAGCAGCCCGTGATGGAATAATGAGAGAGCAAGGGAACATACCTCTGGAAAGAAATGGACCGCAAACCACACCACTGAGAGGTGCAGAAACTAGAGGAACTCTTCGAGAAAGCCAAATGACTGTCCCTGAGACCCCATCGCCTGATCAGCCATGTGATGCAGTATATGCTGGGGCCAAGAAAGAACTTGGAAATGGCATTGACATTGGAGCAAAAAAGCGGGTTTCAAGATTGCCAGCCAATAGCAGAAATACTGATCACgtaagagttcaaaatgatggtgGTCTTTTATTTGGTTATACTGGTTCAAGTTCAGGCTCAGCCTACTCAGAAATCTGTTCATCAGCTGCGGACCATTTTGCACGGATTCGTGAAGTTCTTGTTGAGCGAAGTGTGGCCTCAACTTTGAATTCTGGATTCCTAACCCCTTG CCGGGATAGGCTCGTGGTGGCACTTGGGTTGGAACTATTTGCCGTGAGCGATGAAAGATTCATGGACATGTTTGTTGCTCCCGGCGCCATTGATGTGCTGCAGAACGAACGGCAGTCTCTTCAGAAGCGTCTAAAGATGCTCCAATCTTGCTTGAATGAATTCAAAAGTGTTGCTCGGGCACTTTAA
- the LOC122280951 gene encoding dynamin-related protein 5A-like isoform X2: protein MRAEYSHCPNLTIIDTPGFVLKAKKGEPENTPEEIITMVKSLASPPHRILLFLQQSSVEWCSSLWLDAVREIDPTFRRTVIVVSKFDNRLKEFNDRWEVDRYLSASGYLGDSTCPFFVALPKDRSTISNDEFRRQISQVDLEVLRHLNEGVEGGFDEDKFRPYYIGFGRLRDYLESELQKRYKEAAPATLALLEQRCSEVAAELDIMDSKIRVTSDIAHLRKSAMLYVASICNHVGTLIDGAADPAPEQWGKTTVEEQSEIGLGGWPGVTADMKPPNATLRLHGGAAFERVMHEFRCAAYSIECPSVSREKVANILLAHAGQGGGRGVTEAAAEIARAAARSWLAPLLGTACDRLAFVLGNLYDLALERNHGHDSEYGMKLDKMDGYVGFHATLRHVYNRFIKDLAKQCKQLVWHHLDTVTSPYSQVCYENGFQGSFGSSTTSFYNFNQASAGSFCPELTDGGPAARDGIMREQGNIPLERNGPQTTPLRGAETRGTLRESQMTVPETPSPDQPCDAVYAGAKKELGNGIDIGAKKRVSRLPANSRNTDHVRVQNDGGLLFGYTGSSSGSAYSEICSSAADHFARIREVLVERSVASTLNSGFLTPCRDRLVVALGLELFAVSDERFMDMFVAPGAIDVLQNERQSLQKRLKMLQSCLNEFKSVARAL from the exons ATGAGAGCTGAATATTCACATTGTCCTAATCTCACCATTATCGATACCCCAGGCTTCGTTCTTAAG GCAAAGAAGGGAGAACCAGAAAACACGCCTGAGGAAATTATTACAATGGTGAAGTCATTGGCTAGTCCTCCCCATCGCATTCTGTTATTTCTTCAACAGAGTAGTGTGGAATGGTGCTCGTCGTTGTGGTTGGATGCCGTTCGAGAAATTGATCCAACTTTTAGACGGACAGTAATTGTGGTCTCCAAATTTGATAATCGTCTCAAG GAGTTCAATGATAGGTGGGAAGTGGACCGATATTTGAGTGCAAGTGGTTACCTGGGAGATAGCACGTGCCCATTTTTTGTTGCCTTGCCAAAGGACAGGAGCACCATTTCAAATGATGAATTCCGCAGGCAAATATCTCAGGTGGACTTAGAAGTTCTACGCCATCTAAATGAGGGTGTCGAGGGTGGATTTGATGAGGACAAATTCAGGCCTTATTATATTGGTTTTGGCCGTCTAAGAGATTATTTGGAGTCTGAGCTTCAAAAGAGATATAAAGAAGCTGCACCAGCAACTCTAGCTTTGCTTGAGCAGCGCTGCAGTGAAGTTGCAGCTGAACTGGACATAATGGACTCTAAAATTCGGGTCACTTCTGATATCGCTCACCTAAGGAAATCTGCAATGTTATATGTGGCTTCTATCTGTAATCATGTG GGAACTTTGATTGATGGAGCAGCAGATCCTGCCCCTGAGCAATGGGGAAAAACAACAGTGGAGGAGCAGTCAGAAATTGGTCTTGGAGGTTGGCCCGGTGTTACTGCAGATATGAAGCCTCCCAATGCTACTCTTCGGCTTCATGGAGGAGCTGCTTTTGAAAGGGTGATGCATGAATTTCGCTGTGCTGCTTATTCCATTGAATGCCCCTCGGTGTCAAGGGAGAAG GTGGCAAATATATTACTTGCCCATGCTGGCCAAGGTGGGGGTAGAGGAGTAACAGAAGCAGCTGCAGAAATTGCCCGTGCAGCTGCCAGATCATGGCTTGCTCCTCTTCTTGGGACTGCTTGTGACCGACTTGCTTTTGTTTTGGGGAATCTCTATGATCTTGCTTTAGAACGAAATCATGGTCATGACTCAGAAT ATGGGATGAAATTGGATAAAATGGATGGCTATGTTGGTTTTCATGCTACTTTAAGGCATGTTTACAATCGCTTTATCAAGGACCTTGCCAAACAATGCAAACAACTAGTTTGGCATCACCTTGATACAGTTACAAGCCCATACTCGCAGGTCTGTTACGAGAATGGCTTTCAAGGAAGCTTTGGCTCTAGCACAACCTCGTTTTACAATTTCAACCAGGCTTCAGCTGGTTCATTTTGTCCTGAGCTAACTGATGGGGGCCCAGCAGCCCGTGATGGAATAATGAGAGAGCAAGGGAACATACCTCTGGAAAGAAATGGACCGCAAACCACACCACTGAGAGGTGCAGAAACTAGAGGAACTCTTCGAGAAAGCCAAATGACTGTCCCTGAGACCCCATCGCCTGATCAGCCATGTGATGCAGTATATGCTGGGGCCAAGAAAGAACTTGGAAATGGCATTGACATTGGAGCAAAAAAGCGGGTTTCAAGATTGCCAGCCAATAGCAGAAATACTGATCACgtaagagttcaaaatgatggtgGTCTTTTATTTGGTTATACTGGTTCAAGTTCAGGCTCAGCCTACTCAGAAATCTGTTCATCAGCTGCGGACCATTTTGCACGGATTCGTGAAGTTCTTGTTGAGCGAAGTGTGGCCTCAACTTTGAATTCTGGATTCCTAACCCCTTG CCGGGATAGGCTCGTGGTGGCACTTGGGTTGGAACTATTTGCCGTGAGCGATGAAAGATTCATGGACATGTTTGTTGCTCCCGGCGCCATTGATGTGCTGCAGAACGAACGGCAGTCTCTTCAGAAGCGTCTAAAGATGCTCCAATCTTGCTTGAATGAATTCAAAAGTGTTGCTCGGGCACTTTAA
- the LOC122280444 gene encoding VQ motif-containing protein 4-like — MEKTSKPQERENPFPINSPTSNVINSACSSNSNGLQNPTPPLTPKAIPRSDSNPYPTTFVQADTSTFKQVVQMLTGSSETPKPSPRPNQDPSQAPSKNHSIPPIRTAQKKQQGFKLYERRNNLKNSLMINTLMPNFAQNPGFSPRMPEILSPSLLDFPSLALSPVTPLNGEDPFDKSSSPSLGSSSEEEKAIAEKKFYLHPSPMTTPRDSEPQLLPLFPVTSPRVSGSSS; from the coding sequence ATGGAAAAAACCTCAAAACCCCAAGAAAGAGAGAACCCATTTCCCATAAACTCCCCAACCAGCAATGTCATCAACAGTGCGTGCAGCAGCAACAGCAATGGGCTCCAAAACCCCACCCCGCCTCTCACCCCAAAGGCCATCCCCAGATCTGACTCCAACCCCTACCCAACGACTTTTGTTCAAGCGGACACCTCTACCTTCAAACAAGTTGTCCAAATGCTCACGGGCTCATCGGAGACCCCCAAACCATCGCCGAGGCCGAACCAAGATCCATCACAAGCTCCGTCCAAGAACCATAGCATACCACCTATCAGGACTGCACAAAAGAAGCAACAAGGGTTCAAGCTCTACGAGAGGAGGAACAACCTCAAGAACAGCCTCATGATCAACACCTTGATGCCGAACTTTGCTCAGAACCCCGGGTTCTCGCCGCGCATGCCGGAGATTCTCTCTCCAAGCCTGCTCGACTTTCCTTCACTTGCTCTTAGCCCTGTGACCCCATTGAATGGAGAAGACCCGTTTGACAAATCCTCCTCGCCGTCTCTGGGAAGCTCATCGGAGGAGGAGAAGGCCATCGCGGAGaaaaagttctacttgcatccGTCGCCGATGACGACGCCAAGAGATTCCGAGCCACAGCTTTTGCCTTTGTTTCCCGTGACTTCGCCAAGAGTTTCAGGGTCTTCTTCCTGA